In a single window of the Hippocampus zosterae strain Florida chromosome 6, ASM2543408v3, whole genome shotgun sequence genome:
- the mrpl1 gene encoding 39S ribosomal protein L1, mitochondrial isoform X3 has product MERTLKKGKKAEAAAPEVKKEKRVVNDSERHKPFGKTAWAPVDDVYVPRHYPRTVYSAVDAVELLKSFQALDFTPHDQPVYVDLKLDMKLEKKKKIEPFVGMLHLPHPFKTDVNKVLVFTEDANQARVAQECGAAFVGGAELIQQILDDEVEADFYVAVPEMLPKLTPLKNKLRKKFPKSKRGSIGINIPKMLSLFRTGHEYGVESECYVRTQVATLDFPTQHILANLQIILTDVRSHRPADMGPLIERAILSSRTSEALWFNSESLLPQTPEDEQQQ; this is encoded by the exons ATGGAAAG GACGTTGAAGAAGGGAAAGAAGGCAGAGGCGGCTGCGCCGGAggtgaagaaagaaaagagggtGGTGAATGACTCGGAGCGACACAAGCCCTTCGGGAAGACGGCGTGGGCGCCCGTGGATGACGTCTACGTGCCGAGGCACTACCCCAGGACCGTCTATAGCGCCGTTGACGCCGTAGAACTGCTCAAGAGTTTTCAGGCTTTGGACTTCACGCCGCATGACCAGCCTGTATATGTGGACCTCAAGCTGGACATGAAACTGGAGAAGAAG AAAAAGATCGAGCCGTTTGTGGGCATGTTGCATCTTCCGCATCCTTTCAAGACCGATGTGAACAAAGTTTTGGTTTTTACCGAg GACGCGAACCAAGCGAGAGTAGCTCAGGAGTGCGGAGCTGCGTTTGTCGGAGGCGCGGAGCTCATTCAGCAG atATTAGACGACGAGGTTGAGGCCGACTTCTACGTTGCTGTGCCAGAAATGCTGCCGAAACTGACGCCGCTTAAAAACAAACTACGGAAGAAGTTTCCGAAGAGCAAGAGGG gcTCAATCGGCATCAACATCCCCAAAATGCTGTCGCTGTTCCGCACGGGCCACGAGTACGGGGTGGAGAGCGAGTGCTACGTCCGGACGCAGGTGGCCACG cTGGACTTTCCCACTCAACACATCCTGGCCAACCTGCAAATCATCCTGACCGACGTGCGCTCGCATCGACCCGCCGACATGG GGCCTTTGATCGAGCGCGCCATCTTGTCCAGTCGCACCAGTGAAGCTCTGTGGTTCAACAGTGAAAGCCTTCTACCGCAAACACCCGAAGACGAGCAACAGCAATAA
- the mrpl1 gene encoding 39S ribosomal protein L1, mitochondrial isoform X1 codes for MATYARTVWKVVAGCQRQLRSGGVSSLPAFPSNNVPVRTFAALKTLKKGKKAEAAAPEVKKEKRVVNDSERHKPFGKTAWAPVDDVYVPRHYPRTVYSAVDAVELLKSFQALDFTPHDQPVYVDLKLDMKLEKKKKIEPFVGMLHLPHPFKTDVNKVLVFTEDANQARVAQECGAAFVGGAELIQQILDDEVEADFYVAVPEMLPKLTPLKNKLRKKFPKSKRGSIGINIPKMLSLFRTGHEYGVESECYVRTQVATLDFPTQHILANLQIILTDVRSHRPADMGPLIERAILSSRTSEALWFNSESLLPQTPEDEQQQ; via the exons ATGGCGACTTACGCTCGTACCGTATGGAAAG TTGTCGCAGGATGTCAACGGCAGCTCCGAAGCGGTGGTGTTTCCTCCTTGCCTGCTTTTCCTTCCAACAATGTTCCCGTGAGAACTTTTGCTGCCCTCAA GACGTTGAAGAAGGGAAAGAAGGCAGAGGCGGCTGCGCCGGAggtgaagaaagaaaagagggtGGTGAATGACTCGGAGCGACACAAGCCCTTCGGGAAGACGGCGTGGGCGCCCGTGGATGACGTCTACGTGCCGAGGCACTACCCCAGGACCGTCTATAGCGCCGTTGACGCCGTAGAACTGCTCAAGAGTTTTCAGGCTTTGGACTTCACGCCGCATGACCAGCCTGTATATGTGGACCTCAAGCTGGACATGAAACTGGAGAAGAAG AAAAAGATCGAGCCGTTTGTGGGCATGTTGCATCTTCCGCATCCTTTCAAGACCGATGTGAACAAAGTTTTGGTTTTTACCGAg GACGCGAACCAAGCGAGAGTAGCTCAGGAGTGCGGAGCTGCGTTTGTCGGAGGCGCGGAGCTCATTCAGCAG atATTAGACGACGAGGTTGAGGCCGACTTCTACGTTGCTGTGCCAGAAATGCTGCCGAAACTGACGCCGCTTAAAAACAAACTACGGAAGAAGTTTCCGAAGAGCAAGAGGG gcTCAATCGGCATCAACATCCCCAAAATGCTGTCGCTGTTCCGCACGGGCCACGAGTACGGGGTGGAGAGCGAGTGCTACGTCCGGACGCAGGTGGCCACG cTGGACTTTCCCACTCAACACATCCTGGCCAACCTGCAAATCATCCTGACCGACGTGCGCTCGCATCGACCCGCCGACATGG GGCCTTTGATCGAGCGCGCCATCTTGTCCAGTCGCACCAGTGAAGCTCTGTGGTTCAACAGTGAAAGCCTTCTACCGCAAACACCCGAAGACGAGCAACAGCAATAA
- the mrpl1 gene encoding 39S ribosomal protein L1, mitochondrial isoform X2, with the protein MATYARTVWKVVAGCQRQLRSGGVSSLPAFPSNNVPVRTFAALKTLKKGKKAEAAAPEVKKEKRVVNDSERHKPFGKTAWAPVDDVYVPRHYPRTVYSAVDAVELLKSFQALDFTPHDQPVYVDLKLDMKLEKKDANQARVAQECGAAFVGGAELIQQILDDEVEADFYVAVPEMLPKLTPLKNKLRKKFPKSKRGSIGINIPKMLSLFRTGHEYGVESECYVRTQVATLDFPTQHILANLQIILTDVRSHRPADMGPLIERAILSSRTSEALWFNSESLLPQTPEDEQQQ; encoded by the exons ATGGCGACTTACGCTCGTACCGTATGGAAAG TTGTCGCAGGATGTCAACGGCAGCTCCGAAGCGGTGGTGTTTCCTCCTTGCCTGCTTTTCCTTCCAACAATGTTCCCGTGAGAACTTTTGCTGCCCTCAA GACGTTGAAGAAGGGAAAGAAGGCAGAGGCGGCTGCGCCGGAggtgaagaaagaaaagagggtGGTGAATGACTCGGAGCGACACAAGCCCTTCGGGAAGACGGCGTGGGCGCCCGTGGATGACGTCTACGTGCCGAGGCACTACCCCAGGACCGTCTATAGCGCCGTTGACGCCGTAGAACTGCTCAAGAGTTTTCAGGCTTTGGACTTCACGCCGCATGACCAGCCTGTATATGTGGACCTCAAGCTGGACATGAAACTGGAGAAGAAG GACGCGAACCAAGCGAGAGTAGCTCAGGAGTGCGGAGCTGCGTTTGTCGGAGGCGCGGAGCTCATTCAGCAG atATTAGACGACGAGGTTGAGGCCGACTTCTACGTTGCTGTGCCAGAAATGCTGCCGAAACTGACGCCGCTTAAAAACAAACTACGGAAGAAGTTTCCGAAGAGCAAGAGGG gcTCAATCGGCATCAACATCCCCAAAATGCTGTCGCTGTTCCGCACGGGCCACGAGTACGGGGTGGAGAGCGAGTGCTACGTCCGGACGCAGGTGGCCACG cTGGACTTTCCCACTCAACACATCCTGGCCAACCTGCAAATCATCCTGACCGACGTGCGCTCGCATCGACCCGCCGACATGG GGCCTTTGATCGAGCGCGCCATCTTGTCCAGTCGCACCAGTGAAGCTCTGTGGTTCAACAGTGAAAGCCTTCTACCGCAAACACCCGAAGACGAGCAACAGCAATAA
- the cnot6l gene encoding CCR4-NOT transcription complex subunit 6-like, translated as MPKDKYDPPDPRRCYTIMSAEDAANGKKSQWAELEISGRVRSLSSSLWTLTHLTALHINDNNLTRIPPDIAKLPRLVYLNLSSNKLRSLPAELGNMVSLRELLLNNNLLRVLPYELGKLFQLQTLGLKGNPLSQDILNLYQEPDGTRKLLNYMLDNLAVHPEQLPQRPWISLQERDQSLPTAAFTVMCYNVLCDKYATRQLYGYCPSWALSWEYRKKGIMEEINGCDADIVSLQEVETEQYYAFFLETLKSRGYDGYFCPKSRAKLMSEQERKHVDGCAVFFKTDKFTLVQKHTVEFNQVAMANSEGSEVMLNRVMTKDNIGVAVLLEVNKDLFSGGAKGAPARPLVLVANAHMHWDPEYSDVKLIQTVMFLSELKSIAERAAGEPDASAIPIVLCADLNSLPDSGVVEYLSNGGVADNHKDFKELRYNDCLSNFSCSNGGNGNGGSASGGGVGGSVTHSFQLKSAYDSHVMPYTNYTYDFKGVIDYIFFSRTHMSVLGVLGPLDANWLSDNNLTGCPHPHVPSDHFSLLAQLELRPAPPAASSTPPPRQLNGLHLPPVHR; from the exons ATGCCAAAGGACAAATATGATCCTCCGGATCCTCGCCGATGTTACACCATCATGTCAGCCGAGGACGCGGCGAACGGGAAGAAGTCTCAGTGGGCCGAGCTTGAGATTTCCG GGCGAGTGCGGAGTCTGAGCAGCTCGCTGTGGACGCTGACCCACCTGACGGCGCTGCACATCAACGACAACAACCTGACGCGCATCCCCCCCGACATCGCCAAGCTGCCTCGTCTGGTCTACCTGAACCTGTCGTCCAATAAGCTGCGCAGCCTGCCCGCAGAGTTGGGCAACATGGTCTCTCTCAG ggaactGCTTTTAAACAACAATCTTTTGCGAGTTCTGCCGTATGAACTCGGGAAGCTTTTCCAGTTACAAACGCTGGGACTGAAAG GAAATCCTCTCTCGCAAGACATCCTCAACTTGTACCAAGAGCCCGACGGAACGCGCAAGCTTTTAAACTACATGCTGGACAATCTCGCCG TGCATCCAGAGCAACTCCCCCAAAGGCCGTGGATCAGCCTCCAAGAACGCGACCAGTCGCTCCCCACAG CCGCCTTCACCGTCATGTGCTACAACGTGCTGTGCGACAAGTATGCCACGCGGCAGCTGTACGGCTACTGCCCTTCGTGGGCGCTCAGCTGGGAGTACCGCAAGAAGGGCATCATGGAGGAGATCAACGGCTGCGACGCCGACATCGTCAGCCTGCAG GAGGTGGAGACGGAGCAGTACTACGCCTTCTTCCTGGAGACGCTCAAGTCACGAGGCTACGACGGTTATTTTTGCCCCAAATCTCGCGCCAAGCTGATGTCGGAACAGGAGAGGAAGCACGTGGACGGCTGCGCCGTTTTCTTCAAGACGGACAA GTTTACGTTGGTCCAGAAACACACGGTGGAGTTCAACCAGGTGGCCATGGCCAACTCGGAAGGCTCCGAGGTGATGCTCAACAGGGTGATGACCAAGGACAACATCGGCGTGGCCGTGCTGCTGGAGGTCAACAAGGACTTGTTCTCCGGGG GCGCGAAGGGGGCGCCGGCGAGACCGCTGGTGCTGGTGGCCAACGCCCACATGCACTGGGACCCCGAATATTCGGACGTCAAGCTGATCCAGACCGTCATGTTCCTGTCGGAGCTCAAGAGCATCGCCGAGAGGGCGGCGGGCGAGCCGGACGCCTCCGCCATCCCCATCGTGCTGTGCGCCGACCTCAACTCGCTGCCCGACTCGG GCGTGGTGGAGTACCTGAGCAACGGCGGCGTGGCCGACAACCACAAAGATTTCAAGGAGCTGCGCTACAACGACTGCCTCAGCAACTTCAGTTGCAGCAACGGCGGCAATGGCAACGGCGGCAGCGCCAGTGGCGGCGGCGTTGGCGGCAGCGTCACGCACAGTTTCCAGCTCAAGAGCGCCTACGACAGCCACGTCATGCCTTACACCAACTACACGTACGACTTCAAG GGCGTGATCGACTACATCTTCTTCTCGCGCACGCACATGAGCGTGCTGGGCGTGCTGGGCCCGCTGGACGCCAACTGGCTTTCAGACAACAACCTGACGGGCTGCCCGCACCCCCACGTGCCCTCGGACCACTTCTCCCTGTTGGCCCAGCTGGAGCTGCGACCGGCGCCACCCGCTGCCTCCTCCACGCCGCCCCCCCGCCAGCTCAACGGCCTCCACCTGCCCCCCGTCCACAGGTAG